In a single window of the Bactrocera dorsalis isolate Fly_Bdor chromosome 2, ASM2337382v1, whole genome shotgun sequence genome:
- the LOC109579598 gene encoding uncharacterized protein LOC109579598 codes for MEKYGWRRESNNKWANTPGGTHENGNPLIVLAVAGSWILEARTPLADERESSEFSDSFMKLILSSTSHKLVFRIDMARFEWGALRLTINSVEEVAAIRSRAIGNFSFSFLETVGGWTHFLFPTVHFRIVHRQVATAPPSVSCPPLERRVREDSALEKETETDAEMIAWSELPPSQEDKLLINPESKICE; via the exons AAAGTAACAACAAATGGGCTAATACTCCAGGTGGTACTCACGAAAATGGTAACCCACTCATAGTTTTGGCTGTGGCAGGGTCATGGATTCTGGAGGCCAGAACCCCGCTTGCAGACGAACGAGAGT CTTCAGAGTTCAGCGATAGTTTTATGAAACTAATCTTGTCGTCGACCTCACACAAGTTGGTGTTTAGGATCGACATGGCTCGCTTCGAATGGGGAGCCTTGCGGTTGACCATTAACTCCGTCGAAGAAGTTGCAGCTATCCGTTCCAGGGCTATAGGAAATT TCTCATTCTCATTTCTAGAGACTGTAGGTGGCTGGACCCACTTCCTATTCCCCACCGTCCACTTCAGGATTGTTCACCGTCAGGTTGCGACAGCTCCTCCATCGGTGAGTTGCCCTCCTCTGGAAAGGCGTGTGAGAGAAGACAGCGCGTTAGAAAAAGAAACTGAGACTGATGCGGAAATGATCGCTTGGTCAGAGTTGCCACCTTCTCAGGAGGACAAATTATTGATTAATCCAGAGTCCAAGATTTGTGAATAA